In Candidatus Hydrogenedentota bacterium, the sequence CGCGTCCGGTTCGTCGTCCCACGTCATTCGCGTGTCCCAGCACCAGAGGATCACTTTCATGGAGCGCGACTCCCCGGTTTGCGCTTGGGCGCGGTTCCATGCCGCAAGCCACGCAGCGCCGCCGCCCGCCGCCGCGCTCTTCAGGAATGATCTTCGGTTCATTGCGTCGCTCCCAACCTTTGGCGTCCAGCAAGGTTCCCAATTCCAGCAGGCGTGAATCAAGAAGGCAAACAGCGCCAGGCAATCGCGTTCTTGTGCGAACGATGAGTCACACCAGGTGCGACACCAGAATCCGCACGCCAATCAAGATCAGCACCACTCCGCCGAAGATGGCCGCGCCGCGGCCCAGGCGCGCGCCGATACGCGCGCCGATCAACATGCCCAAGGTGGTCAGGAGACTGGTCACGACCCCGATCACGAGGGCGGGTGTCCAGATGGCCACGCCGACCAGGGCCAGGCTGAGGCCGACGGCCAGCGCGTCGATGCTGGTCGCGACCGAAAACACGACCAGACTCAGGCCGCGCGTCGGGTCGTGTTCCAGCGCCGGTTCTTCGCCGCGCAGGATCGTGTCCACGATCGCCTTGAAACCAATAAAAGCCAGGAGTCCGAATGCGACCCAGTGGTCCCAGGCCGCGATATATTCATGGACCGTTTTGCCTGCGAACCAGCCGATAATGGGCATCACGGCCTGAAACAGGCCGAAATGGAATCCGAACCGGAACACTTGCCGCTTCGAAACCTGCCGCAGCATCAGGCTGGTGGAGGTGGCCACGGCAAAGGCGTCCATGGCCAGGCCCACCCCCAGGCCCGCCCACAACAGCAACCCGGGCTCCTGGTTCAAGAATCCATGCATGC encodes:
- a CDS encoding manganese efflux pump, with the protein product MHGFLNQEPGLLLWAGLGVGLAMDAFAVATSTSLMLRQVSKRQVFRFGFHFGLFQAVMPIIGWFAGKTVHEYIAAWDHWVAFGLLAFIGFKAIVDTILRGEEPALEHDPTRGLSLVVFSVATSIDALAVGLSLALVGVAIWTPALVIGVVTSLLTTLGMLIGARIGARLGRGAAIFGGVVLILIGVRILVSHLV